Genomic DNA from Lactuca sativa cultivar Salinas chromosome 8, Lsat_Salinas_v11, whole genome shotgun sequence:
TTCATCAAATAAAATTAAGAAACAATACCTCTATTATTCTCAATCAATCAAATTTATGTATCATAGAATGACAACACCATGCATAAGTTTCAATCAACATTTCTTTTAAATGTCGGGATAATAATGGCAAACTAATGGTGCACTTTCCTCGTGTTTTCAGTTCCATTTCTTATGTCGTTTTTTGGCCATTTTTTGTTCCTTTTCTTCAACTTATTCCCTTCCTTTCTTCTTCAAGTCTATTTAGCTTCAAATTCACATCATTTctacacaaataaataaaataaataaatgttaccAACTTATGATTAAGATTATGGGAAGATCACCACAATTGATCATAATATTCCTTAGCGTATTTCTTATGATTTCAGCATCAGCCAATGAATTTGTTAAATCCGTGTTCGTGTTTGGTGACTCCCTTTTTGATCCAGGTAACAATCCTTTTGTCAAGAACTGTACTGCTCAAGCAAATTTTCCACCATACGGTTCAAATTTCTTTGGCCAACCCACTGGACGCTTCACCAATGGTCGAACTGTCGCAGATTTTATTGGTAAATCTATCACCTTTTTACACGATTAAAACATGAGACTTATATTCATTTATTGTTTTTCACACAAACAATAAAATgataaaatgaaaatttagtTTTTGATATTTctcatatatgtataaatttatttattgtgactaaaactacaatatttttttcatatatgtataaatttatttattgtgactaaaactacaatatttttttatgcaGCACAATTTTTGGGGATTGAGCTCCAAAAACCATTCCAAGAGGTATATCAAGAGTTCACAAACGGCAGTCGGAAAGATTTTCCGGCCAATGGAATCAACTTCGCCAGCGGTGGAAGTGGAGTTTTGCCGTATACAAACAAGAATGTAGTAAGATCACCAAATTTATTACTTGTGCTTTCAATAcgcaattatatatatttatttatattaaaatttcaaatattgaaTAAAATCGGTATGGAGGTTATGCATTGATCTACAATTTTTGGTTATTTAAGTGTTattcgaaaaaaaaaattggaattgtttttctttcaattttttatttggtAAAAGAAGTTTGATAATTATCAAGAAAAAGCTTTTAATTATGtaagataatgattttaattggTGTTATTTGCATAAATGCATATATAAACAGTCAACGTGGGCAATATAACCCTAAACGGACCTATTAAGGATTAACCTTTTTTTGTTGATGATTTTCAAATTGTATGACGACATAGAAATTTGAAGAAAGTTAAAAAATGATTTATTGGTaattacttatttatttaatCACCGAATACCTTACTTcgattttatattatattattaaactttaaatgttaatttaaaaattatgttttatatgataaatatataCCGAATTTATGTTTTGGCAACGGAATCCCATGAAGAACAATCATTCGTAAAAGAGGATTATAAAATGGACCATAATTAAGATTAGCAATTCCGAATAATGACCTCTAAAGAATAAATATACAGCTTTAACAACAGAAACTTATAATTAAAGGAGTTTAATTGTCATTCATAATAGTCAAAGGCATCAAATTGTATATTacttgaacacttcttttcttctctCATTTGATTTTAACCATGTCTGATGGACAGGGGGTAACACCAATCCAAGTACAACTACAGCAACTCCAAACCCTAATTGATGAAAACCGCTTacacaaaaccctaatttcaaactCTCTATTCTTCCTCGAATCAGGTTCTAATGacatttttaattatttcatGTCACCTCACACAATAAGTTCAAAAGCATATATAGACAACATGTTGAAAGAAGTTTCCCACTTCATTGACAAAATATATGAGGTTGGAGCTCGTAGGATCGCCATTTTCTCAGTAGGCCCCATGGGGTGTATTCCTGCTAAAGTTCTTCTACCAGATGCACATATTGACCAATGTTTAGATAAGATAAACAACATTGTGAAAGACTATAATAAGGGATTGGAAGATATGGTAAACGATATACCTAGAAACTATCGTGATGCAATTAGTGTTTATGGACTAGTGTATAACATTACACAAGATATACGTGCTAACCCTGGATCTTATGGTATACTTTTTCTATAACATGTTATCTTTGATTATATATGTTCATTTTAGAATGAAAGTTGTGATCTTACTTATGTAATACTTATGCATTTTCTTGTGAATTTGAATAGGTTTTGTCAATGTATATAAGGCGTGTTGTGGGGGCGGGCCTCTAAACGGAATATTGCAATGTGGGACCGACGGTTATGATAAATGTTCAAATCCTGATGACTTCTTTTTTTGGGATTATTTTCATCCTTCAGAACATACTTATAAGCTCATGTCCGAGTCCCTTTGGAATGGAGGTAATAATCAAATCAGACCAATGAATCTGAAGAGTTTGGCCAATATCAACTTGTCATTAACTTAGATAaagatttatttatataaatggaTTAATTAAAGTCTTTGCATATAGAATGTATTGTTGTAATTGACATTTAAGAGTTGATAGTTACTAAATAAGTTTATGTTTGAGATGGTGGATTGTGTTTTTAATTTACTAGTTTACTAATTGACATGTTCTTGATCACGTATACTATGGGAATGCAAATACATCTTTTGTTATATTTACTAGAATTAACCCAATAAAGTTTATTGTTAAAAAGTAATTAAACAATTTGTTTTATCAGATGTGGTTTCTAGTTTGAGTCGTGTCATGTAACTTGTTATTAGACGTGGCTAGTCGGTGGATGTTGTGTCCGGTTAAAAAACACATTATCGCATGTGACTTTGCATCATGAATTGAGCCTTGGTTGTAGAAGATTTGGAGTTGATAAAGTTGTTAATTACACAAATTTAAGTATAGAAAATAGGTGTTTTGTGTCTGACCTAGATAACATTGATAAGAGAATCGAATTCATTTAAGGAGGAATATGATCAATATCATAAACGGGCAATTCTTgttataaattggttaattaaCCTAAAAAGGGAACTTTTCTAATTCAAGGATCATGTATACATATTTTCCTAATTTTATAATTTCGATCTTATAAGTTGGGGTCATAAAATCAGATTTTGGATAATCCAAAAACCAAATATCTCAATTTTATGCAAAATCGAATATACAACCACAAAATGCTTGCTTTGTTCTATGTTTTCACTAGATAGAATTTGCATAAAATTATAAGGAAAGTTCAATCGATGTCGAGAAACCATCCTACACGTCTCGAAAGAGACACCCCTTGACTCTACTTGCTTTTTTGACCAGCAAGAGCAGTGTAAGTGGCTTTTCCCCTTGAAATCCCACCAAAAGCGTTGCCCCAAACCCTGTGTTCTCAAGATCAAATTAACTTATGCGAGCCTAGATCTGCACCTTTCAAGCTTGCAATATATATCTAAAAATGAACTGATTATACTAAAAGACTTGATGACAATAAAATCACCAACAGTCCATCACACTTTTGAGTGGAGAAACAATTTGATAAGGAGTAGGTGAGTGAGTTTAGATATTATGAAATATTCATATTGTTCACTCATTAAATGTACATGAAATAAACTAATcctttagttttaattttctgGGTAGGTACACGTTTTATGTTATATTGTGCTAAAGTGAGGAACCATTTAACATCTTTTCTTGTGACCTAACTCTAGTTATGAATGGTTTAAAATGGTAAATTTCAGATTTAGTACTAACTGAGTTTTAAGGAATAAATATGAATCATTTTGGTTAGATGCAAATAATATGTTTTTGTATGTTGATCTTTCTAAGGATGTGTAAGAACCCGAAATTTAGAAAGGATTTGACTTTGAAGAGTTTTTGGGCAAAAGGGTAATTTTGTTATTTAGATAATTTTCAACAATTGTGAAGATGTAGCTGCATGAAATTAGCCGAGATAAGTCTAAGTCACATTTATGAGATGAGATAAGTGGGTTCAAGAGAAGAAAGACAATAGATTGTGCACTTAGGCCATAAAGGGTaacatatgaattttatgtctttAGTGGCAAGTTCGTGACTTAATGGTTTAAATGATGGGTTTTCTATGCAACTATACACTAAAATAAGGCAACCGAAGCAATAAAAAatattcctaagtgtacatgcaccctaggatctaagttttactattatagcaacgtacttttaAAACTAACATTACAAGCTAAATGAGAAAGATTGGTACAATAACCCTTTTGACAAACTCCAATTTGTCTCTTGTAGCTTATATTGTAGATTAATTTTTAGTTATCATCGTACAACGAATGAAAAGGCAAAGGGGCAACAAGTTGCGCCgctaaacctttttgtaaagCCAATTCTTTTGATGACTACATCCATAGATAtaggggatataacattgttATGCATGATCCGTTGTACTCTATTAAGAAGCTCCACTACATACAACGCAAGGAAACCAAACTTATCAAATGCAAATAGTATGAACACGTATTGATTTTCCATGCATGgtttctcatgtttggtgaccttgcatgtaacgcccgtagattcacgctagtcaatttagagacgataggtgtcgaaaacgaatttttgatAGAAGGCTATTTTAAATGAATACTCTTAATAAAAATTTTAtcatatgttacaaggattccgtacatataaagaacgccgaaatcggagttataacgaagaagttatggcctgtcgaagttttcggcaaaaccgacacgacaccgagagacgtaaatagtgaatttacgatagaggaccttttagccttagttatctaaacaaaatttattgtatacgttaaaccgagaacgtccataaaaagaacgccgaaatctgactgcgtatgatgaagttatgatttttcgaagtttcgagttagcagtgtacaacccgaagttcaaatattagatcgagcagtttttagccaacATAACCTAAACTAGAATAGAAGATGttgttaatagtagcgtaacgataaaaagatagacgaaaacggaagtcggatgaagaagttatggacttttaatggaccaatcctatcccggcctgttaaaaatataaatttaaaataaattcgaaattagccgacagagtctaaacaaaagttgtagagtacgttcctgcCTACATGTGGGtgtaaagaacgtcaaaacggagctcgtatgcgagagttatggatttttaaagtTTAGACTCGGATTTGCGAAGCCTGTTGCTCGATTGATGACATGGCCGAATCCCAGCCGTCCGATGAGCTCGATTAAGATGATGACACGTCGCCCTTCGCATTACGCTCAATGTTCGATCTTAGAACGCGCTGCATACGCGAACCCTTCCTTGGTCTAGCAATGCCCACATCGCCCCACTGATGCCTCGACACTTGGCAGTCTTATCCGAGCTACGCCCCGCATAGTATTTCCGAACACCCAACGTTCCAAGGTGCTGAGGACCTATAAAAGGGCTGCGAGGCTGCCGAGTTCCATGCACCAAAATCCATTCTCTCTCtaattactttctctctctaagatcCCTAACCCCCTATGCCTAGGttaaccccctagcacccgaaggaggcccgaggctcccgaagtcccaagaaaaagggtctttcggttcggaaacgctgctccaagcgaagcccggtttttaataaaaacccgctgtaagtgatgGATAATctcgacttgtgagcctcctccatcagaacatGGTGCACACCACCCCAATAAGGAACTCAGACCCTCCGATGCAGGgtcaacaatccacgactatcataatcgaaggaagccacctgaacCACAATCTGCTCACACTTCCGGcactcctccttcatagcctcgacCTAAGCTTCCCGAATtcgttccaacaacggagtaatcactgtcatccttaaacatatatccctgatcggagCCACAACCGCCTTACAgctgagagcatcggccaccacattggccttccttgggtggtacaggatctcacaatcataatccttcaccacatccaaccaacgACGTTTTCGTAttcagattcgactgatccatcaaatacctcatgctcttgtggtccgtgtaaatagtacaacaaacccccatagaggtaatgccgccaaatcttgagggcaaaaaccaccgcccccaactccaaatcatgcgtcgggtaattcgcctcatgaggcttcagctgcctcgaagcgtaagcaatcacaGGCCCCCACTGCATCAGAACTGCATCCAAACCCGTGAtcaaagcatcacaatagaccacaaaatcatcgaAAACCTCAGGCAGGGTCAAAATCGACGCGTCGCACAATCGCTGCTTAAGAGTCTCAAAAGCTGCCTGCTGCTAAGGCCCCCGACgaaatgtcaccgacttcttggtcaatcGGGTCAATGGcatagcaatcttggagaaatcctggatgaatctctgataataacccgctaaaccaagaaaactccgaatctcggatggagatctcagaacctcccactgcatcacggccttaACCTTGGcaggatcgaccagaatacccttctggttgacaaggttccccaaaaactgcacctcgcacaaccagaactcacacttggagaactttgtgaaaagtctctccctcctcaatgtctccagcacctccctcaagtgctccttgTGTTGCtcttgtgtcttggaataaaccaagatatcatcgataaagactatcacagagcgatccaacatcggtctgcatacgtggttcatgagatccatcaaTGCGGCAGGATCATTGGTGagccaaatggcatcaccacgaactcataatggccatagcgagtcCAAAAAGTTGTATTCTGCACATCCTCGTCCCTGACTCGCATCTAATGATAACCCGatcacaaatcaatcttggagaaccaagatgcaccttgaagctggtcgaaaagatcatcaataCTCGGGCGTGGATAAAGGTTCTTCAACGTTACCTTATTTAACTCCCGGTTGTCAATACACATCTGatgggatccgtccttcttcttcacaaacaaaatcggggctccccaaggcaaaatgctcggtctaatgaatcccttgtctaacagctcctgtagctgtgtGGATAACCCTTGCAtatcgggaggagccaaccgatacgggcTTTGGCTATTGGAACTgcacctggaaccaaatcgatccTGAAGTCCACTTGTCTCTTCGGTGGTACCCCAAGCAAATCCTCCTAGAATACATCTGGGTACTCCCGCACAATCGACACATCGTCCACGATCGTCTTTCCCTCAACCcgagtatccatgacataggcgacaaaACCTGTACAACCCTGATGAAGGTAGCGTCCGGTCCTTGCTGCAGAATACATGACCGGCCCACGCTGCAGtttctcaccctgaatcaccaactctcccccacttggggtcctaaccCGAACCAACTACTGCTCGCTGAACAACTGAAGAGTACAACCCCAATGAAACCTTGCGACCCTAACCTTCCTATCATCAACAATCTCCCAATCTAGACGATGATCcaactcccctggagctctagcaaatctcttgctaagggcaagagatacaaaagatcgggtagcccctgaatcgaataataccaaggCGGAGATACCGTTCACGACGAACGATCCTAAAATGAAATATAAAAACATAAGCAACAATCCtacctaataaataaataacttttttgctacatgtcatcttctcctttatttggacacatgacattttctagaatttttaaattttctattttccacttgtcattttattgtattattcattttattaaattaaaattccacatttaatatgtaaggtaatatatatatatatatatatatatatatatatatatatatatatatatatatatatatgtaaggtattgaTTAGAaaaggtttatatatgtaatgtattcaatacattaaagcctcattaattttaataattcaaaatttttctcattttttttataaattcaaacttttcaaattgttaaaatttcatatttaattttttttaaataaacccatgtaatacatgggtctcacacctatttcaatataaataaagagataaagagtagatacatacccgtcacactGTTGGGAGCTACACGCACATCCTTTGTCGTTAGCTGGAATGTCCTGCTCTTCACTGCTGGCCCATTTGCCCGGGCCTGAAGGCCATCAATAATCCTCAATGTCGCAGGAGCGGGT
This window encodes:
- the LOC111911203 gene encoding GDSL esterase/lipase 6, whose amino-acid sequence is MGRSPQLIIIFLSVFLMISASANEFVKSVFVFGDSLFDPGNNPFVKNCTAQANFPPYGSNFFGQPTGRFTNGRTVADFIAQFLGIELQKPFQEVYQEFTNGSRKDFPANGINFASGGSGVLPYTNKNVGVTPIQVQLQQLQTLIDENRLHKTLISNSLFFLESGSNDIFNYFMSPHTISSKAYIDNMLKEVSHFIDKIYEVGARRIAIFSVGPMGCIPAKVLLPDAHIDQCLDKINNIVKDYNKGLEDMVNDIPRNYRDAISVYGLVYNITQDIRANPGSYGFVNVYKACCGGGPLNGILQCGTDGYDKCSNPDDFFFWDYFHPSEHTYKLMSESLWNGGNNQIRPMNLKSLANINLSLT